The following coding sequences are from one Wenzhouxiangella sp. AB-CW3 window:
- a CDS encoding TonB-dependent receptor plug domain-containing protein produces MKGSDRLSSAVRMQLMCGVALAVFANVNMSAQEAGEDEPRESESAPEALETIVVTGSRLRRTGFDAPTPTISVEAEEIEAAGIVNVADIINELPQIATGFSNENTSFSFGNIGLNQVNLRNLGVRRTLTLVNGRRRAGTPDDSNFLAFDLSNIPTALIERVEVQTGGTSAVYGADAVAGVVNIILRDDFEGLETFGQYGITGAGDYDTSMFGLTAGANYDRGNAVFHVSRSENDRLTRADRDLGASFAFVSNPENTGPDDGIPARIPLRDLRFAYFGIPTPTAFLPFGSDGEFTDVIFDSSLQTFRPIEAGPRGVIDGSYSQVEGGTQGPDTLVAPLERTTIFGSANYELRPNLDFFAEGTFSDSSAEDRIGPVFDSFSTFVSVDNPYMPEQVREGLLAEGLDEFSYARQHDEFGMRGADINRKYYSVAVGFEGSVVDDWTWSAAYEFGQSNTTNRNLNDRIDERWFEASDAIRDPDTNKIVCRSAKARARGCVPVNIFGEGTISQEAVDYIRVDHTTTTETTQNVFQTLVAGELFEVPAGAAQLSAGLEYRKDALDFRPSSVWKGAQGFFASQFSPVRESNDVREAFAEVLVPLVVDRPLIQALEVEGAYRRSDYQRAGGVDSWKLAGSWAPVDDVRFRVTRARAVRAPSLGELFDPGSRGAAGLSDPCDPLLLDSGSESRRSNCAALGLDPDTFNPDTRRVTTLVFTTGNPDLDVEVGDTWTIGAVAQPRFAPGLSISADWYSIDLGGGIARVGAQQILNNCVDLPSLDNQFCDFVTRQPDGNIGEVRDSYINASAFEVEGVDMEVSYQFDGADLFRVDREVGSFNLRGISSYLMKNRFIERDLVSGEETPFENAGLSGNPEFQFIANIGYEFRRFNLTWQSRYVGGTVTSNIVENPQEDVGEWFNIPSIWYHDLSAGYNLTDDLRVYGGVNNVFDTGPRGHPFTARGNQVHDNLIGRFVFAGVRARF; encoded by the coding sequence ATGAAGGGTTCAGACAGACTAAGCAGCGCAGTTCGCATGCAACTGATGTGTGGGGTCGCACTGGCAGTCTTTGCCAACGTAAACATGTCTGCTCAGGAGGCAGGGGAAGACGAGCCTCGGGAGTCGGAGAGTGCGCCCGAAGCCCTGGAAACCATTGTTGTTACCGGTTCGCGGCTCCGTCGAACGGGATTCGATGCTCCAACTCCTACGATATCGGTCGAAGCAGAAGAAATCGAGGCGGCGGGTATCGTGAACGTGGCCGATATCATTAATGAACTTCCACAGATTGCTACTGGCTTCTCCAACGAGAATACAAGTTTTAGTTTTGGAAACATTGGGCTCAATCAGGTCAACTTGCGCAACCTGGGAGTGCGGAGAACCCTAACGCTGGTGAATGGTCGTCGCAGGGCGGGAACGCCGGACGACTCCAACTTTCTGGCGTTTGATTTGAGCAACATTCCAACGGCGCTTATCGAGCGAGTTGAAGTGCAGACCGGCGGCACATCTGCCGTGTACGGTGCCGATGCTGTCGCGGGGGTCGTCAACATTATCCTCCGTGACGACTTCGAAGGTTTGGAGACATTCGGTCAATACGGGATAACCGGAGCCGGCGATTACGATACATCAATGTTCGGGCTGACCGCGGGCGCCAACTACGACCGTGGCAATGCCGTCTTTCACGTCAGCCGATCAGAGAATGACCGCCTCACCAGAGCTGACCGCGATCTAGGGGCAAGCTTCGCATTCGTTTCCAATCCCGAGAACACCGGGCCGGACGACGGCATTCCCGCCAGAATCCCTCTACGGGACCTGAGGTTCGCATACTTCGGTATTCCAACGCCGACGGCGTTCCTGCCGTTCGGTTCTGATGGTGAGTTCACTGACGTCATCTTCGATAGCAGCCTGCAGACGTTTCGTCCGATAGAGGCGGGCCCAAGAGGCGTGATCGACGGATCCTACTCTCAAGTAGAAGGTGGCACCCAAGGCCCGGATACCCTGGTCGCTCCGCTTGAGCGGACAACGATCTTCGGATCGGCGAACTATGAGTTGCGGCCCAATCTGGACTTCTTTGCCGAGGGCACTTTCAGCGATAGCAGCGCTGAGGATCGTATCGGCCCGGTCTTTGACTCCTTCAGCACGTTCGTCAGTGTCGATAACCCATACATGCCTGAACAGGTCCGTGAAGGCCTTCTGGCGGAGGGGTTGGACGAATTCTCGTACGCACGACAGCACGACGAATTCGGCATGCGCGGGGCTGATATCAACCGTAAATACTATAGCGTGGCTGTTGGCTTTGAAGGTTCAGTGGTTGACGACTGGACTTGGTCGGCTGCTTACGAATTTGGGCAATCCAACACAACGAACCGCAACTTGAACGACCGAATCGATGAGCGGTGGTTTGAGGCGTCGGACGCCATTCGAGACCCTGATACAAACAAGATTGTGTGTCGTAGCGCTAAAGCGCGGGCCCGCGGTTGCGTCCCTGTCAATATCTTTGGCGAGGGAACAATTTCACAGGAAGCAGTTGACTACATCCGCGTGGATCACACCACCACCACTGAAACTACACAGAATGTCTTTCAGACTCTGGTTGCAGGGGAGTTGTTCGAGGTGCCCGCCGGTGCTGCCCAACTCTCCGCTGGTCTTGAATATCGAAAAGACGCCTTGGATTTCAGGCCGTCATCCGTATGGAAAGGAGCCCAAGGCTTCTTCGCGAGCCAGTTTTCGCCGGTCAGAGAATCGAATGACGTTAGAGAAGCGTTTGCTGAAGTTCTTGTGCCGTTGGTAGTTGATCGTCCGCTGATTCAAGCCCTGGAGGTTGAAGGGGCTTACAGACGTTCTGACTACCAGCGTGCTGGCGGAGTTGACTCCTGGAAGTTGGCCGGTTCATGGGCGCCGGTGGATGATGTCCGCTTCCGGGTTACCCGGGCGCGAGCAGTGCGCGCTCCGTCCTTGGGAGAGCTTTTCGATCCCGGTAGCCGGGGTGCTGCCGGGTTGAGCGACCCATGCGATCCGCTGCTTCTCGATAGCGGATCTGAATCACGGCGCTCGAATTGTGCAGCCCTGGGGCTTGATCCCGACACCTTCAATCCTGACACCCGCAGGGTCACAACACTGGTGTTCACCACCGGGAATCCCGACCTCGATGTGGAGGTCGGTGACACATGGACCATCGGCGCGGTCGCGCAGCCTCGCTTTGCTCCGGGGCTGAGTATCTCAGCAGATTGGTACAGCATCGATCTCGGCGGCGGCATCGCCCGTGTCGGAGCCCAGCAGATTCTCAACAACTGCGTGGATCTGCCGAGCCTTGACAATCAGTTTTGCGACTTTGTTACTCGCCAGCCAGATGGGAATATCGGAGAAGTGCGCGACAGCTACATCAATGCGTCAGCATTTGAGGTCGAGGGCGTAGACATGGAAGTGTCCTATCAGTTTGACGGTGCAGATCTTTTCAGAGTCGACCGTGAAGTAGGGAGCTTCAACCTCAGGGGTATCTCCTCCTATCTCATGAAAAACCGCTTCATTGAGCGTGACCTGGTCAGTGGAGAGGAGACACCCTTCGAAAACGCCGGACTATCAGGGAATCCTGAGTTTCAGTTCATTGCTAATATCGGCTATGAGTTCAGAAGGTTCAACCTGACCTGGCAAAGCCGATATGTGGGCGGTACCGTCACCAGCAATATAGTTGAGAACCCTCAAGAGGACGTTGGCGAATGGTTCAACATTCCGTCCATTTGGTATCATGACCTTTCCGCCGGCTATAACCTAACTGATGATCTCCGGGTTTATGGCGGGGTGAATAATGTCTTCGACACCGGTCCCCGCGGCCATCCGTTTACGGCTCGTGGCAATCAAGTTCATGACAATCTGATTGGCCGTTTTGTATTTGCAGGCGTCCGAGCCCGTTTCTAG
- a CDS encoding DPP IV N-terminal domain-containing protein, with the protein MMQNRHAGVLFLLLYCLGVTTVVAAPAVNDYERSLNLRDQWMYLTRDIAEPARWADEQHFYYRRTTAGGFEFMLRHVEDGEARPAFDHQKLADALADATGREQQALRLPFSSFSFRDDRRAVRFRAHGDELRCDIEDEYACQTVTRDGPESRPRAFGVVRDLSVPADNTPRPSPDGRYEAFVRDHNVMLRSTEDGEVRQLSQDGTEGHFYDPESLVWSPDSSRLAIYRVRPGYPRQVKRVETAPGDQLQPRLQSQLYPKPGDPVDIESPVIFQVDESRQLNVSTDLFANPFRMSAMQFRDDGKSLAFRFVERGHQRVRLIEVDTESGEARVVIDETSETFVNDWWHRGFFHDVKQLGREILWMSERDGWNHLYLYDGKTGRARQLTEGEWVVRRVLEVDEQRREIWFAASGREPGDPYFQHVYRIDFDGRNLRHMTPHDAWHDVSLSPDLDYYVNTWSRVDHPTVSELRDARSGELLATLEEGDVETLKEAGFRYPEPFVAPGRDGETPIHGLIVRPTDYDPEQRYPVIENIYAGPHDSFVPKTFWPFGRHAAGDKVIGMQALADLGFIVVQIDGMGTMNRSKAFHDVAWKNLGDSGFPDRIAWHRALAEADPSYDIERGVGIYGASAGGQSALGALLFHSDFYTVAVAYNGCYDNRMDKISWNEQWMGWPVDESYSQSSGVDQAHRLQGRLLLILGEQDSNVDPASTWQVVDALIQANKDFDLLALPGEGHGVGRSNGPIDYVNRRKFDFFVTHLLEQSTPEWNRQTTP; encoded by the coding sequence ATGATGCAAAACAGACATGCTGGCGTATTGTTCCTGCTGCTCTACTGCCTTGGTGTCACCACAGTCGTGGCGGCACCGGCAGTGAACGATTACGAGCGTTCTCTGAACCTGCGGGATCAGTGGATGTACCTGACTCGGGATATTGCCGAGCCCGCTCGATGGGCCGATGAGCAGCATTTCTACTATCGCCGCACAACAGCCGGTGGTTTCGAGTTCATGTTGCGTCATGTAGAAGACGGCGAGGCACGGCCAGCCTTCGATCACCAGAAACTGGCTGATGCGCTGGCCGATGCAACCGGCCGCGAGCAACAGGCACTGAGGCTGCCATTCAGCTCGTTCTCCTTCCGCGATGACCGGCGAGCCGTTCGTTTCCGGGCACACGGAGACGAACTCCGCTGCGACATAGAAGACGAATACGCATGCCAAACCGTGACACGCGACGGACCGGAATCCCGTCCACGAGCCTTCGGTGTGGTCAGGGACCTGTCGGTCCCGGCCGACAACACGCCCAGACCTTCACCGGATGGTCGTTACGAGGCTTTCGTGCGTGATCACAATGTGATGCTGCGCAGCACCGAAGACGGTGAAGTCCGCCAGCTCAGCCAGGACGGCACCGAAGGCCACTTCTATGATCCCGAAAGCCTGGTCTGGTCGCCGGATTCCAGCCGCCTGGCCATCTACCGGGTCCGGCCCGGTTATCCGCGCCAGGTCAAGCGCGTGGAAACCGCACCCGGGGATCAGCTTCAACCGCGCCTGCAATCCCAGCTTTATCCCAAGCCGGGAGATCCGGTGGATATCGAAAGCCCGGTAATCTTTCAGGTCGACGAGTCCCGCCAGCTCAATGTCTCCACGGACCTGTTCGCCAACCCCTTCCGCATGTCGGCCATGCAGTTCCGCGACGACGGAAAGTCGCTGGCCTTTCGCTTTGTCGAGCGCGGGCATCAGCGGGTGCGACTCATTGAAGTGGATACAGAAAGCGGCGAGGCCCGGGTGGTCATTGATGAAACCAGCGAGACTTTCGTCAACGACTGGTGGCACCGTGGTTTCTTCCACGATGTCAAGCAGCTCGGGCGCGAAATCCTGTGGATGTCGGAAAGAGATGGCTGGAACCACCTTTACTTGTACGATGGAAAGACTGGCAGGGCCCGGCAGCTGACCGAAGGAGAGTGGGTCGTTCGCCGGGTGCTGGAGGTGGACGAACAGCGTCGCGAGATCTGGTTTGCCGCCAGTGGCCGGGAACCCGGCGATCCCTATTTCCAGCATGTCTACCGCATCGACTTCGATGGGCGCAATCTGCGCCACATGACCCCGCACGATGCCTGGCACGATGTCAGTCTGTCCCCCGATCTGGACTACTACGTGAACACCTGGTCGCGGGTTGATCATCCCACGGTCAGCGAGCTGCGAGATGCCCGCAGCGGCGAGTTGCTGGCCACGCTTGAAGAAGGTGACGTCGAGACCTTGAAAGAAGCCGGGTTCCGCTACCCGGAACCCTTCGTCGCGCCGGGGCGAGATGGCGAAACACCGATCCACGGACTGATCGTCAGGCCCACCGACTATGACCCGGAACAGCGCTATCCGGTCATCGAGAACATCTACGCAGGCCCGCATGATTCCTTTGTGCCCAAGACGTTCTGGCCATTTGGACGCCATGCAGCAGGCGACAAGGTAATCGGCATGCAGGCCCTGGCCGATCTCGGCTTCATTGTCGTGCAGATTGACGGCATGGGCACCATGAATCGGTCCAAGGCATTTCATGATGTCGCGTGGAAGAATCTCGGCGATTCCGGTTTCCCGGACCGCATTGCCTGGCACCGTGCGTTGGCCGAAGCCGACCCTTCCTACGACATCGAGCGAGGCGTGGGGATCTACGGGGCTTCGGCGGGTGGTCAGAGTGCGTTGGGTGCCTTGTTGTTCCATTCGGACTTTTACACCGTTGCGGTGGCCTATAACGGCTGCTATGACAACCGCATGGACAAGATCAGCTGGAACGAGCAGTGGATGGGATGGCCCGTGGATGAAAGCTATAGCCAGTCCTCGGGAGTGGATCAGGCTCATCGTCTGCAGGGCCGCCTGCTGTTGATCCTCGGTGAGCAGGACAGCAATGTCGACCCGGCATCGACCTGGCAGGTGGTCGATGCACTCATCCAGGCGAACAAGGATTTCGATCTGCTGGCGCTTCCCGGTGAAGGGCACGGAGTGGGAAGATCGAACGGCCCCATCGATTATGTTAATCGAAGAAAATTCGACTTCTTCGTAACTCACCTGCTTGAGCAGTCCACGCCGGAGTGGAATAGACAGACTACTCCCTGA
- a CDS encoding aldehyde dehydrogenase family protein has product MSSDQPLLLAGCWQPSMDATNVFRAEDPQQGVAIGPEFPVSGQIDLEAALAAGQEAAAELSAASPAQVADFLATYADALAGDAETLSNLAHAETALPKTPRLVQVELPRTVGQLREAAQAVRACSWTHPVIDTEAGLRSHLAPLGKPVLVMGPNNFPFAFNAVAGSDFASAIAARNPVIAKGHPSHPATTRRMAELAHHALATAGLPAGTLQLLYHFDHALGQRVAADRRLGAIAFTGSRQAGLALKAAADPAGVPVFAELSSLNPVFLLPGALAERGGDIANEFASSCMLGSGQFCTNPGLVVAPRGRHGDDFVDQASQLFGQADPMVLFSRGVLDELEASVEQLRAAGASLICGGHSGTPGYRFVPTLMSVDGERFLADSEQLQAEAFGPVSLLVRVSDMEQALAIAEVLEGNLTAAIYRGGDGADDDHWKKLAARLRPRVGRLINSHMPTGVAVSAAQNHGGPYPSTTSVHHTAVGMPAAITRFAALHCYDDVADDLLPVELRDRNPGGVQRLIDGHWTTADIEPRR; this is encoded by the coding sequence ATGAGTAGTGATCAGCCGCTATTGCTTGCCGGGTGCTGGCAACCCAGCATGGATGCGACCAATGTTTTTCGTGCCGAGGATCCGCAACAAGGTGTGGCCATCGGGCCGGAGTTTCCGGTCAGTGGCCAGATCGATCTGGAGGCGGCCCTGGCCGCCGGCCAGGAGGCTGCAGCAGAGTTGTCGGCGGCGAGTCCGGCCCAGGTGGCCGATTTTCTTGCCACCTATGCCGATGCTCTGGCCGGTGATGCGGAGACTCTGTCCAATTTGGCCCATGCGGAAACTGCCTTGCCAAAAACGCCACGCCTTGTGCAGGTGGAGTTGCCACGCACGGTCGGTCAGTTGCGCGAGGCGGCACAGGCCGTGCGGGCATGCAGCTGGACTCATCCGGTCATCGATACCGAGGCCGGTCTGCGCTCACACCTGGCGCCGCTGGGTAAACCCGTTTTGGTGATGGGGCCCAACAACTTTCCGTTTGCCTTCAATGCAGTGGCCGGCAGTGATTTTGCCTCCGCCATCGCGGCGCGCAATCCGGTCATTGCCAAGGGGCATCCGTCGCACCCGGCCACGACCCGACGCATGGCCGAACTGGCGCATCATGCGCTGGCCACGGCCGGGCTGCCTGCTGGCACGCTGCAGTTGCTCTATCACTTCGACCATGCACTGGGCCAGCGAGTGGCCGCCGACCGACGACTCGGGGCCATTGCCTTTACCGGTAGTCGTCAGGCCGGACTGGCACTCAAGGCAGCAGCCGACCCGGCCGGCGTCCCCGTGTTTGCCGAGCTCTCCAGCCTGAACCCGGTATTCCTCCTGCCGGGCGCGCTGGCTGAGCGGGGTGGGGACATTGCCAACGAGTTCGCCAGCTCCTGCATGCTGGGCAGCGGACAGTTCTGCACCAATCCGGGGCTGGTTGTCGCGCCCCGTGGCCGTCATGGCGATGACTTCGTCGACCAGGCCAGTCAGTTGTTCGGGCAGGCCGATCCGATGGTGCTGTTCTCGCGCGGTGTCCTCGACGAGCTGGAAGCATCCGTTGAGCAGTTGCGTGCCGCCGGCGCCAGCCTGATCTGTGGTGGCCACTCCGGTACACCCGGATATCGTTTTGTTCCCACGCTGATGAGCGTCGATGGCGAGCGCTTTCTGGCTGACAGTGAACAGTTGCAGGCCGAAGCATTCGGGCCGGTCAGCTTGCTTGTTCGGGTCAGCGACATGGAGCAGGCGCTGGCAATAGCAGAAGTGCTGGAAGGTAATCTGACGGCAGCCATCTACCGCGGCGGCGACGGTGCAGACGATGATCACTGGAAGAAACTGGCAGCCCGCCTGCGGCCGCGCGTCGGGCGCCTGATCAACAGTCACATGCCCACCGGCGTGGCTGTCAGTGCGGCACAGAACCATGGCGGGCCGTATCCAAGCACGACCAGCGTCCATCATACTGCTGTGGGCATGCCGGCGGCGATTACCCGCTTTGCCGCACTGCACTGCTACGACGATGTTGCCGACGATCTGTTGCCCGTCGAGCTGCGAGATCGCAATCCTGGTGGTGTACAGCGCCTGATTGACGGTCACTGGACAACCGCCGACATCGAACCTCGGCGCTGA
- a CDS encoding dihydrodipicolinate synthase family protein: MSTHSMWHGVLPAITTPFTQAGDVDHEFLARHSRHLVDAGCRAIIPIGSLGEGATLSFEEKAEIIRTVVAAVGDRVPVAPGIAALTTDEAVELARVAKDEGCGGLMVLPPYVYKSDWHEMGAHMRAVMQATELPVIFYNNPLAYRVDFTPEQIAELANEFPHMQAVKESSGDIRRFAAIKELVGDRLTLLVGMDDLLVEGVSMGAEGWIAGVVNAFPEESVRLFELARDGGYEAARELYDWALPLLRMDTVPKFVQLIKLMQERVGLGQATVRAPRLPLSEEEQRQALAVIDQAIAVRKAA; the protein is encoded by the coding sequence ATGAGTACACATTCGATGTGGCACGGCGTACTGCCGGCCATCACCACACCGTTCACGCAAGCCGGAGACGTTGATCACGAGTTTCTCGCCCGGCATTCGCGTCACCTGGTCGATGCCGGATGTCGCGCCATCATTCCCATCGGTTCCCTGGGCGAAGGCGCCACGCTTTCATTCGAGGAAAAGGCCGAAATCATCCGGACGGTTGTTGCCGCAGTGGGTGATCGTGTGCCGGTGGCCCCAGGTATTGCCGCACTGACGACCGATGAGGCCGTGGAGCTGGCACGCGTGGCCAAGGACGAGGGCTGCGGTGGCCTGATGGTATTGCCGCCCTATGTCTACAAGAGCGACTGGCATGAAATGGGTGCTCACATGCGTGCAGTCATGCAAGCCACCGAACTGCCGGTCATCTTCTATAACAACCCTCTGGCCTACAGGGTGGACTTTACGCCAGAGCAGATTGCGGAACTGGCCAATGAGTTTCCGCACATGCAGGCGGTCAAGGAATCTTCAGGCGATATCCGTCGCTTTGCCGCCATCAAGGAGCTTGTAGGTGATCGGTTGACCCTGCTGGTTGGCATGGATGACCTGTTGGTCGAAGGTGTCAGCATGGGGGCGGAAGGCTGGATTGCCGGTGTCGTCAATGCCTTTCCGGAAGAGTCGGTTCGCTTGTTCGAGCTGGCGCGTGATGGTGGCTACGAGGCGGCGCGAGAGTTGTACGACTGGGCGTTGCCGTTGCTGCGCATGGATACCGTGCCGAAGTTCGTTCAGTTGATCAAGCTGATGCAGGAGCGGGTCGGACTGGGCCAGGCCACGGTGCGCGCACCGAGACTGCCCCTGTCCGAGGAAGAGCAGCGCCAGGCCCTGGCGGTGATCGATCAGGCCATTGCAGTGCGAAAGGCCGCGTGA
- a CDS encoding FAD-dependent oxidoreductase, whose product MTSVSREFDVLVVGAGPAGLAAARAASRHGKRVGLMDARADAGGQVWRTDVKQGMPPPARRMMAALTRHGVTWLGQSEILMGQPDELLAETAKGTVRVPCRRLVLATGARELLLPFPGWTLPGVMGAGGAQALAKQGWPVRDRSVVVSGSGPLLLATAATLRRHGARVLAIHEQTAPRNLWRFAAHLPRWPQRLLQAMALRTRLAGVSYRAGSVVTCAHGDQRLQAVTVEDHHGRRQRIDCDLLATGYGLVPNVELAAMLGCQLTREAGQPCVLVDDGQHTSIGHVLAAGEVCGIGGRDCALIEGAIAGHMAAGHAAPAQALARQRRRARAFAGLLHDCFRLDERVAALAGDHTLVCRCEDVPLHALRDCTDARDARLAARCGMGACQGRICGAALRVLRPFPGYARPLARPRPPLVPATIDSLTSLSTHSRGADR is encoded by the coding sequence ATGACATCGGTCAGCCGGGAATTTGATGTTCTTGTTGTCGGTGCCGGGCCCGCTGGCCTGGCTGCGGCCCGCGCCGCCTCCCGGCACGGTAAGCGTGTTGGCCTCATGGATGCCCGGGCCGATGCCGGCGGCCAGGTCTGGCGAACCGATGTAAAACAGGGAATGCCGCCGCCGGCGCGCCGCATGATGGCCGCGCTGACCCGTCATGGCGTGACCTGGTTGGGGCAGTCGGAAATCCTGATGGGACAGCCCGATGAGCTGTTGGCCGAGACGGCAAAAGGCACAGTGCGCGTGCCGTGTCGGCGCCTGGTGCTGGCCACCGGTGCCCGGGAGCTGCTGTTGCCGTTTCCCGGTTGGACGCTGCCGGGCGTGATGGGAGCCGGCGGGGCACAGGCGCTGGCCAAACAGGGCTGGCCGGTGCGTGATCGCTCGGTGGTGGTTTCCGGCAGTGGTCCGCTGCTGCTGGCCACGGCCGCCACGCTGCGCCGGCATGGTGCCCGCGTACTAGCGATCCACGAACAGACAGCGCCGCGCAACCTGTGGCGATTTGCCGCTCACCTGCCCCGCTGGCCGCAGCGACTGCTGCAGGCCATGGCTTTGCGTACACGCCTGGCCGGGGTGTCTTACCGGGCTGGCAGCGTGGTGACTTGTGCGCACGGCGATCAGCGACTGCAAGCCGTGACCGTGGAGGATCACCATGGTCGACGGCAACGTATCGACTGCGATTTGCTGGCGACCGGTTACGGACTTGTACCGAATGTCGAACTGGCCGCGATGCTGGGCTGCCAACTGACCCGGGAGGCAGGGCAGCCTTGTGTGCTGGTTGATGACGGCCAGCACACCAGCATCGGCCATGTGCTGGCCGCAGGCGAAGTGTGCGGTATCGGTGGACGTGATTGCGCGCTGATTGAAGGTGCCATTGCCGGACACATGGCCGCCGGCCATGCCGCCCCGGCACAGGCCCTGGCCCGGCAAAGACGGCGTGCCCGCGCCTTTGCCGGGCTGTTGCACGACTGCTTCCGGCTGGACGAGCGTGTTGCTGCGCTGGCCGGAGACCATACCCTGGTGTGCCGCTGCGAGGATGTTCCCCTGCACGCGCTCCGCGATTGCACCGATGCTCGCGATGCACGCCTGGCCGCGCGTTGCGGCATGGGGGCCTGCCAGGGACGGATCTGCGGTGCGGCCCTGCGAGTGCTCAGGCCGTTTCCGGGATATGCCAGGCCGTTGGCCCGACCGCGGCCTCCACTGGTCCCCGCCACCATAGATTCACTGACTTCCCTTTCAACCCACTCAAGAGGTGCTGATAGATGA
- a CDS encoding (2Fe-2S)-binding protein has protein sequence MSRQWIHLTVNSRPLSVPAGTSVAAAIARLDLGFRRSVRGQTRMPLCGMGVCFECRVRINGRPGQRACMVPVTNDMCVEVDAR, from the coding sequence ATGAGCAGGCAGTGGATTCATCTGACCGTCAACTCCCGGCCGCTTTCCGTGCCGGCGGGAACCAGCGTGGCCGCGGCTATCGCCCGGCTCGATCTCGGTTTCAGGCGCTCGGTGAGGGGTCAGACGCGAATGCCGCTTTGCGGGATGGGAGTCTGCTTTGAGTGCCGGGTGCGAATCAATGGCAGGCCGGGGCAACGCGCCTGCATGGTTCCGGTCACCAACGATATGTGCGTGGAGGTCGATGCGCGATGA
- a CDS encoding NAD(P)/FAD-dependent oxidoreductase has protein sequence MARFDLVVVGAGIVGAACAEAAAGEGLRVAVVESETIGGGTTSAAMGHVVALDGTPEELAFAAWSQQLWQRFAASSGIELNRCGTLWLAPDDAALAELSKQKQRMAQAGVNADMVNQTMLYRLEPELAPGLVGALRVSGDMVIYPPAAARLLMDVACCNGAELFSGRRVLEVLSGGVRLDDGEELTGQVLLACGLALPEFLPELPLYPRKGYLAITDRHPRLIKHQLIEAGYVDSAKSTEEDSVAFNVQPRPGGQILIGSTRETGNTDASIDPEMLARMLRRATGFLPALRPMQVIRVWSGFRPTTADGRPYLGAVPGRDDVWVAAGHEGLGVTLALGSARVLIDQVLGRAPTLALDCFSPERVVRGAAA, from the coding sequence ATGGCTCGCTTTGATCTTGTTGTCGTGGGTGCCGGTATTGTCGGTGCCGCCTGTGCCGAAGCCGCTGCCGGTGAAGGGCTGCGGGTTGCCGTGGTGGAATCGGAAACCATTGGCGGCGGCACGACATCGGCGGCGATGGGACACGTGGTGGCGCTCGATGGCACACCGGAAGAACTGGCGTTCGCTGCCTGGTCGCAGCAGTTGTGGCAGCGTTTCGCTGCAAGCAGCGGGATCGAGCTCAACCGTTGCGGAACGTTGTGGCTGGCACCCGATGATGCCGCACTGGCCGAGCTGTCGAAACAGAAGCAAAGAATGGCCCAGGCGGGTGTGAATGCCGACATGGTCAACCAGACCATGCTGTACCGGCTTGAACCCGAACTGGCACCGGGTCTGGTCGGTGCCCTGCGGGTGTCGGGAGATATGGTCATCTACCCGCCCGCAGCAGCCCGCCTGCTGATGGACGTGGCCTGTTGCAATGGTGCCGAACTGTTCTCTGGACGACGTGTGCTCGAGGTCCTGTCCGGCGGGGTGCGGCTTGATGATGGTGAGGAGCTGACCGGGCAGGTGCTCCTGGCCTGCGGTCTTGCACTGCCCGAGTTCTTGCCGGAACTGCCGCTGTACCCGCGCAAGGGCTACCTGGCCATCACGGATCGCCATCCCCGTTTGATCAAGCATCAACTGATTGAAGCCGGGTACGTGGATTCAGCCAAGTCCACCGAAGAGGACAGCGTCGCCTTCAATGTGCAGCCGCGTCCCGGCGGACAGATTCTGATTGGTTCGACACGGGAAACCGGGAACACCGATGCCTCCATTGATCCCGAGATGCTGGCGCGCATGCTTCGTCGAGCAACCGGGTTTCTGCCGGCATTGCGCCCGATGCAGGTGATTCGGGTCTGGAGCGGCTTTCGACCGACCACCGCGGATGGCCGTCCCTACCTGGGCGCTGTGCCCGGTCGAGACGACGTCTGGGTGGCGGCCGGCCATGAAGGCCTGGGTGTGACCCTGGCGCTGGGCAGTGCACGTGTACTGATTGATCAGGTGCTTGGACGCGCGCCGACTCTCGCGCTGGACTGTTTCTCGCCGGAACGCGTGGTGCGAGGTGCGGCCGCATGA